The following is a genomic window from Caldicellulosiruptor danielii.
AAATCATCAGCCGGCTTATCTCATAAATACTATTTAGTTCAAGTCGGCGCAGCCCTAAAAGATTCTTTTCAAGAATGGCTTTGAGGACTTCATTTATTGTCTGGTAAATATTATTTGCCTTGGCAACAAAAGTGTTTTCTTCTTCTATATCTACTCCGGTTATGTTTCCATTTGGTGTAACAATAAGGAAACCTATCTTTTGAGCATATGTCCCCAATCGATAGGCACAAAGCCTAATCCCATAAGGACAAGTAAATATGCCTCTGTCTTCTACAGAACTTAGTACATCTTTGTAAAAATAAATGCATTTTTCATTACAGATCTTATTTCCTTTATTTACATCTTGACATACCTCAACTTGCTGGCTAAATTTAGAAAATGGATTGGCATTTGCATCAAATATATAAATGTTGGTGTTCATTGCTTTGGCAAGAGTATCCTGAAAATCCTGCCAATATTTTAAAGAAACACTTAGTAAAAGATTTGTTGGCATATATCAGCACCTCATCTCAACATATTTGCTTTATCTAATTTTCCAAGAATACTTATTCCGTTTGGGGTAATCTCATATTCCCTAAGGTCACGGCTATGATTAATTCCACGTGCTTTGAGGATTCCAATAGCTTTCTTAATATTTGAATCACTTTCGACGTATCTTAGAACAATTATGTTATCTGCTATAAATGATATTTGAGTTTTAGTGATTACTAATGGCGAAAACAAATCCTCGTTAAGTACAGTAAATATTGTAGTAATATGCCTCCTTTTGAGTTCTTGTGCTATTGCCCAAAGATAATCTTTATACTTCTGGATATCAGAAACACTGCTTTCAAAAGAAGATATGCTGTCAATCACAAACCTCTCTACTCTATCTTTTTCTATCATATCCATTATTTCAAAAGCATGCTTGTCTACATCAAGCTCAATTGGGGAAATAAACTTAATATCCAAAAGACCATTTTTCAAATATCTATCCATTTCCCATCCCAGAAAATAGGCATTACTCTTAAGTTGAGCAAGAGGTTCCTCAAAAGAAAGCAATAGTCCTTTCTCGCCTCTTTCAGCACCCTCAAGTAAGAATTTAAGAGCAAACGTAGTCTTGCCTGTACCTGTTCCACCTGAGATGATAGTAATAGTCCCTTCTGGCAAACCACCATTTAGCATCTCGTCCAAATCCTTGATTCCAAATCCTTTTTTCTCTGCTTTGACTTCATACTGAAGTTCTTCGACAGCTGGTTTTATTCTGGGATACACTTTTATCCCTGTACGAGTAATTTCAAACAAGTGCTCGCCTTGTTCAAAAGGAGTCCCCCTCATCTTTAGAATACGCAAATATCTTTTTTGGAACTTCTTTTCTTCCTGTCCATAAAGATGAAAAATCCCATCTGCAATTGCAAATTCACTCAAGACGGTTAATTCTCTTTCTTCATACTCACCTATAAGAAACACAGTAACTTCCCATATTGACAAAGCAGCAGCCAGATCAAAAACAAAAGCCTTAAAGGTCTTCTCGTCCGGGAATAGGTCTCTTATAGCTTTAAAACTGTCAATCACAACTATATTGGGCTTGTACTTTTTTACCATGTCAGTCAAATACCCTAAAATCTTATCAGGGCCTTGTTTACGTGCAACATCTCCAAGATCTGCATAAATAAACTTGTCACCAAGCAACTCGTCAGTAAAAAACTTAAATTCTTGTAAATGTCTTACCATCTTAAATTGTGATTCTGAAATAGTTGTCAGGTATAAACTCTTAAGTCCATTTCTCGCACTGTTAAACACAATGTTTTGAACAAATATTGTTTTTCCACTACCCGGCGCACCGGAAACAATATTTAGCGAATACAGCGGTATGCCCCCACCAAGAATACGGTCAAGATTTTTAATACCTGTTTTCAATCTTTCCATCTTCTTTGCCCTCCTTTGAGTCCAAATAGAGCTT
Proteins encoded in this region:
- a CDS encoding ATPase domain-containing protein, producing the protein MERLKTGIKNLDRILGGGIPLYSLNIVSGAPGSGKTIFVQNIVFNSARNGLKSLYLTTISESQFKMVRHLQEFKFFTDELLGDKFIYADLGDVARKQGPDKILGYLTDMVKKYKPNIVVIDSFKAIRDLFPDEKTFKAFVFDLAAALSIWEVTVFLIGEYEERELTVLSEFAIADGIFHLYGQEEKKFQKRYLRILKMRGTPFEQGEHLFEITRTGIKVYPRIKPAVEELQYEVKAEKKGFGIKDLDEMLNGGLPEGTITIISGGTGTGKTTFALKFLLEGAERGEKGLLLSFEEPLAQLKSNAYFLGWEMDRYLKNGLLDIKFISPIELDVDKHAFEIMDMIEKDRVERFVIDSISSFESSVSDIQKYKDYLWAIAQELKRRHITTIFTVLNEDLFSPLVITKTQISFIADNIIVLRYVESDSNIKKAIGILKARGINHSRDLREYEITPNGISILGKLDKANMLR